In one window of Chelmon rostratus isolate fCheRos1 chromosome 19, fCheRos1.pri, whole genome shotgun sequence DNA:
- the psmb10 gene encoding proteasome subunit beta type-10 has translation MLHSLKPCELQTGGFCFENSRRNTVLEASLSEVGYKAPSARKTGTTIAGIVYKDGVILGADTRATDDMVVADKNCMKIHYIAPKIYCCGAGVAADAEITTQIMSSNVELHTLNTGRPPLVAMVTRQLKQMLFRYQGHVGSSLIVGGVDVTGAHLYSVYPHGSYDKLPFLTMGSGAAAAVSVFEDRFKPNMELEEAKQLVKDAITAGIFCDLGSGSNVDLCVITKAGVEYLRGYDKPTTKGKREGQYRYKPGTTAVLTKTVTPLSLDVVSESVQVMDTE, from the exons AAATACAGTGTTGGAGGCCAGTTTGTCAGAGGTCGGCTACAAAGCCCCCAGTGCCAGAAAGACAGGGACCACCATCGCTGGGATCGTTTACAAG GATGGTGTGATTCTGGGAGCAGACACCAGGGCCACAGACGACATGGTGGTGGCTGACAAAAACTGCATGAAGATCCATTACATTGCTCCAAAGATCTA CTGCTGTGGCGCCGGCGTGGCTGCGGACGCTGAGATCACCACGCAGATCATGTCATCCAACGTGGAACTGCACACGCTCAACACGGGGCGACCCCCCCTCGTTGCCATGGTAACCCGGCAGCTGAAACAGATGCTGTTCAG GTATCAGGGTCACGTCGGTTCATCTCTGATCGTAGGAGGGGTCGATGTGACCGGAGCTCACCTGTACAGTGTTTACCCCCACGGCTCCTATGACAAACTGCCTTTCCTCACCATGG GCTCTGGAGCTGCAGCCGCTGTCTCTGTTTTTGAGGACAGATTCAAGCCAAACATGGAG CTGGAGGAGGCGAAGCAGCTAGTAAAAGATGCCATCACTGCAGGGATTTTCTGTGACCTGGGTTCAGGCAGCAACGTGGACCTGTGTGTCATCACCAAAGCTGGAGTGGAGTACCTGCGAGGCTACGACAAGCCCACGACGAAGGGGAAGAG agaggGACAGTACAGGTATAAGCCCGGCACCACGGCTGTCCTGACCAAAACGGTGACCCCGCTCTCTCTGGATGTGGTCAGTGAATCTGTTCAGGTCATGGACACtgaataa
- the LOC121623575 gene encoding histone H3-like centromeric protein A, which yields MRHDSSATRRKGKTPKRRPPLPDPESSASKSRSPRRSGVSKPPPVSPKKRRFRPGTRALMEIRKYQKSTDLLLRKGPFSRLVREVCQSFSREALRWQVYALLALQEAAEAFLVMLFSDANLCAIHAKRVTLFPRDIQLARRIRGVDNL from the exons ATGCGTCATGATTCATCTGCCACCCGCCGGAAGGGGAAAACCCCTAAACGTCGTCCCCCGCTGCCGGACCCAGAGTCTTCTGCTTCGAAATCCCGGAGCCCAAGACGGAGTGGAGTGTCAA AGCCGCCTCCTGTGTCTCCCAAGAAAAGAAGGTTTCGTCCAGGAACCAGGGCCTTAATGGAGATCCGCAAGTACCAGAAGAGCACAGATCTGCTGCTCAGGAAGGGACCCTTCTCTCGCCTG GTTCGTGAGGTGTGCCAGAGTTTTTCCAGAGAGGCTCTCAGGTGGCAGGTCTACGCTCTTCTTGCCCTGCAGGAG gcTGCAGAGGCATTTCTTGTCATGTTATTCTCCGACGCCAACCTATGTGCCATCCACGCCAAGCGTGTCACCCTGTTCCCTCGCGACATCCAGCTGGCCAGGAGGATACGTGGGGTGGATAACCTGTAA
- the dcp2 gene encoding m7GpppN-mRNA hydrolase isoform X2 has translation MFSANMETKRVEIPSGVLDDLCSRFILHIPSEERDNAIRVCFQIELAHWFYLDFCMQNTPGAPHCGIRDFAKAVFHHCPFLLPHGEDVQKVLEQWKEYKMGVPTYGAIILDESLENVLLVQGYLAKSGWGFPKGKVNEDEAPHDCAVREVLEETGFDIKNRICKDMYIEQKITDQLVRLYIIPGVSKDTKFNPKTRKEIRNIEWFPIEKLPCHRNDMTPKSKLGLAPNRFFMAIPFIRPLREWLSRLKGESTDSDEDFANNGSTPSKPSDNARSKSRRLTGTDAFPGDGWTKHKQQKALGQLSQYELNQNPNLKGNGKKSQDSPFVKKGAGDNGAGNQQKEDKRIQPRRLQDSFEKDAALCSSNDDQTVHSRACEHLLSSKAFLNFRFDRDAIMKCFDY, from the exons ATGTTTTCAGCCAACATGGAAACAAAAAGAGTGGAGATCCCCTCCGGCGTATTGGACGACCTCTGCAG CCGGTTCATCCTGCACATCCccagtgaggagagagacaacGCCATCCGGGTGTGCTTCCAGATCGAGCTGGCCCACTGGTTCTATCTGGACTTTTGCATGCAGAACACTCCAGGAGCTCCTCACTGTGGGATAAGAGACTTCGCCAAAGCAG TCTTCCATCACTGTCCGTTCCTTTTGCCTCATGGAGAGGATGTGCAGAAAGTCCTCGAGCAGTGGAAGGAGTATAAGATGGGCGTACCTACTTATGGAGCAATAATTCTAGATGAATCGCTAGAAAAC GTACTGCTTGTTCAGGGCTACCTTGCGAAGTCTGGCTGGGGCTTTCCGAAGGGGAAAGTTAATGAGGATGAAGCTCCTCATGACTGTGCAGTTCGTGAA GTGTTGGAGGAGACGGGCTTTGACATCAAGAATCGCATCTGCAAAGACATGTACATAGAGCAGAAAATCACTGACCAGCTTGTGCGCCTCTACATTATACCAGGAGTGTCAAAGGATACCAAGTTCAACCCCAAAACTAGGAAAGAGATCAGA AACATTGAATGGTTTCCTATTGAGAAACTGCCATGTCATAGGAATGACATGACCCCAAAGTCTAAGCTCGGACTTGCCCCCAACAGGTTTTTCATGGCTATTCCATTCATAAG ACCACTGCGAGAATGGCTCAGCAGGCTGAAAGGCGAGTCAACAGACAGCGACGAGGACTTCGCAAACAATGGCAGCACTCCCAGCAAACCCTCAGACAATGCTCG GTCAAAATCCCGTCGCCTCACAGGTACGGATGCATTTCCAGGAGATGgctggacaaaacacaagcagcagaagGCTCTGGGCCAGCTGAGCCAGTATGAGCTGAACCAG AACCCAAATTTGAAAGGCAATGGCAAGAAAAGTCAGGACTCGCCTTTTGTGAAGAAAGGAGCCGGTGACAATGGAGCCGGCAACCAGCAG AAAGAAGATAAAAGAATTCAACCCAGAAGACTGCAAGACAGTTTTGAGAAAG atGCGGCTCTGTGCAGCTCCAACGATGACCAGACCGTCCACAGCAGAGCATGTGAGCACCTGCTGTCCTCGAAGGCTTTCCTCAACTTCAGATTTGACAGAGACGccatcatgaagtgctttgactACTGA
- the dcp2 gene encoding m7GpppN-mRNA hydrolase isoform X1, whose translation MFSANMETKRVEIPSGVLDDLCSRFILHIPSEERDNAIRVCFQIELAHWFYLDFCMQNTPGAPHCGIRDFAKAVFHHCPFLLPHGEDVQKVLEQWKEYKMGVPTYGAIILDESLENVLLVQGYLAKSGWGFPKGKVNEDEAPHDCAVREVLEETGFDIKNRICKDMYIEQKITDQLVRLYIIPGVSKDTKFNPKTRKEIRNIEWFPIEKLPCHRNDMTPKSKLGLAPNRFFMAIPFIRPLREWLSRLKGESTDSDEDFANNGSTPSKPSDNARSKSRRLTGTDAFPGDGWTKHKQQKALGQLSQYELNQNPNLKGNGKKSQDSPFVKKGAGDNGAGNQQVKTILKEDKRIQPRRLQDSFEKDAALCSSNDDQTVHSRACEHLLSSKAFLNFRFDRDAIMKCFDY comes from the exons ATGTTTTCAGCCAACATGGAAACAAAAAGAGTGGAGATCCCCTCCGGCGTATTGGACGACCTCTGCAG CCGGTTCATCCTGCACATCCccagtgaggagagagacaacGCCATCCGGGTGTGCTTCCAGATCGAGCTGGCCCACTGGTTCTATCTGGACTTTTGCATGCAGAACACTCCAGGAGCTCCTCACTGTGGGATAAGAGACTTCGCCAAAGCAG TCTTCCATCACTGTCCGTTCCTTTTGCCTCATGGAGAGGATGTGCAGAAAGTCCTCGAGCAGTGGAAGGAGTATAAGATGGGCGTACCTACTTATGGAGCAATAATTCTAGATGAATCGCTAGAAAAC GTACTGCTTGTTCAGGGCTACCTTGCGAAGTCTGGCTGGGGCTTTCCGAAGGGGAAAGTTAATGAGGATGAAGCTCCTCATGACTGTGCAGTTCGTGAA GTGTTGGAGGAGACGGGCTTTGACATCAAGAATCGCATCTGCAAAGACATGTACATAGAGCAGAAAATCACTGACCAGCTTGTGCGCCTCTACATTATACCAGGAGTGTCAAAGGATACCAAGTTCAACCCCAAAACTAGGAAAGAGATCAGA AACATTGAATGGTTTCCTATTGAGAAACTGCCATGTCATAGGAATGACATGACCCCAAAGTCTAAGCTCGGACTTGCCCCCAACAGGTTTTTCATGGCTATTCCATTCATAAG ACCACTGCGAGAATGGCTCAGCAGGCTGAAAGGCGAGTCAACAGACAGCGACGAGGACTTCGCAAACAATGGCAGCACTCCCAGCAAACCCTCAGACAATGCTCG GTCAAAATCCCGTCGCCTCACAGGTACGGATGCATTTCCAGGAGATGgctggacaaaacacaagcagcagaagGCTCTGGGCCAGCTGAGCCAGTATGAGCTGAACCAG AACCCAAATTTGAAAGGCAATGGCAAGAAAAGTCAGGACTCGCCTTTTGTGAAGAAAGGAGCCGGTGACAATGGAGCCGGCAACCAGCAGGTGAAAACCATATTA AAAGAAGATAAAAGAATTCAACCCAGAAGACTGCAAGACAGTTTTGAGAAAG atGCGGCTCTGTGCAGCTCCAACGATGACCAGACCGTCCACAGCAGAGCATGTGAGCACCTGCTGTCCTCGAAGGCTTTCCTCAACTTCAGATTTGACAGAGACGccatcatgaagtgctttgactACTGA